Proteins encoded by one window of Nicotiana tabacum cultivar K326 chromosome 10, ASM71507v2, whole genome shotgun sequence:
- the LOC107766543 gene encoding uncharacterized protein LOC107766543 isoform X1 — translation MSIMAMDFTSCLSFPSSFIPNGNCSSSINYRSCYNISSKANLLKQQSYLNSHSRNFKIHLFPRIDAQLEADQLEGSEADRESEGFRWPSPNDEISFWKREFPFWDLSSDDPAGVEKDADLLHIVHVTAEMAPIAKVGGLGDVVTGLGRACLKRGHKVDVILPFYECIPKHLIDELALIKTYNSYLDGNWVACNAYRGEVSGVSVILIEPSNHFFKGTNIYGGSYNELEAYLFFSRACLELMQVTGTQPDVIHVHEWQTGALPLFYWDMYQFLSLQKPRIVLTIHNMEHYGECRQEQLSKFGLDGSAYATEDKAVDDRTVGHNPERLSLLKGGIVYSNAVVTVSPTYLKETLCSGWLSSALMRNRDKYSGILNGIDTEMWNPATDVYLPAKFDASKIEGKRICKQFVQRGLGLPFESIKQSACVADQVPLVICITRLVAQKGLHLITHAIKHVEELGGQLVILGRASDGRVEREFEGLAELYNKGPNIRILLMYSEELSHMLYAAADMVLVPSMYEPCGLAQMIGMRYGAVPIVRKTGGLADTVFDLDDQSQAEIANGFVFEGIDEGSFNLAIDRAFSYYREKPNEWKAIVQKVMRIDNSWNNTAGKYIDIYNSIKVR, via the exons ATGTCAATAATGGCCATGGATTTCACTTCCTGCTTGTCCTTCCCATCATCTTTTATCCCTAATGGAAACTGTAGCAGTAGTATCAATTACCGTTCATGCTACAATATCAGCAGTAAGGCCAATTTGTTGAAGCAACAATCCTACTTGAACTCCCATTCgcgaaatttcaaaattcatcttttTCCTCGAATTGATGCTCAG TTGGAAGCTGACCAACTAGAAGGTTCAGAAGCTGATCGCGAGTCTGAGGGTTTTCGGTGGCCTTctccaaatgatgaaatttcatTCTGGAAAAGGGAGTTTCCATTTTGGGACCTCAGCTCCGATGATCCCGCTGGAGTGGAAAAGGATGCTGATCTATTGCACATTGTTCACGTGACAGCTGAAATGGCACCTATAGCAAAAGTAGGGGGTCTAGGTGACGTTGTAACGGGACTTGGACGTGCATGTTTAAAGCGTGGCCATAAAGTTGATGTCATACTTCCTTTCTATGAATGTATTCCTAAGCATTTAATTGATGAGCTAGCCTTGATCAAAACTTACAACTCATATCTTGACGGAAACTGGGTAGCCTGTAATGCATATCGAGGAGAAGTTTCAGGCGTTTCTGTGATACTTATTGAACCTTCCAACCACTTTTTCAAGGGAACAAACATATATGGAGGGTCATACAATGAGTTAGAGGCATATTTGTTTTTCAGCCGTGCTTGCCTGGAATTGATGCAG GTAACAGGAACACAACCTGATGTCATTCATGTACATGAATGGCAGACAGGTGCTTTACCTCTGTTTTACTGGGATATGTACCAATTTCTCTCACTCCAG AAACCGAGAATTGTATTGACTATTCACAACATGGAGCATTATGGAGAATGCAG ACAAGAGCAACTCAGTAAGTTTGGTCTTGATGGATCTGCCTATGCAACTGAAGACAAG GCCGTCGATGATCGCACAGTTGGCCATAATCCAGAGAGGTTAAGTTTGCTGAAAGGTGGCATAGTATACAGCAATGCTGTAGT TACAGTTTCACCGACGTATCTGAAGGAGACACTCTGTTCCGGATGGCTTTCTAGTGCTTTGATGCGAAACCGTGATAA GTATTCTGGCATTTTAAATGGGATCGATACTGAAATGTGGAATCCAGCAACGGATGTTTATTTGCCTGCTAAATTTGATG CCAGCAAAATTGAAGGGAAGAGGATATGCAAACAATTTGTTCAAAGGGGACTTGGTCTGCCTTTTGAAAGCATTAAACAGAGTGCTTGTGTGGCTGATCAAGTACCTTTGGTTATCTGCATTACTCGATTGGTCGCTCAAAAGGGTCTCCATCTTATCACTCATGCGATCAAGCATGTTGAAGAACTA GGTGGACAGTTGGTGATTTTGGGCAGGGCTTCAgatggtcgagttgagagagaaTTTGAAGGTTTAGCAGAATTG TATAACAAGGGCCCCAACATCCGTATCCTTTTGATGTACAG CGAGGAGCTGTCGCATATGCTCTATGCTGCTGCAGACATGGTCTTAGTGCCATCAATGTATGAGCCATGCGGGCTAGCACAGATGATTGGAATGCGTTATGGAGCT GTTCCAATAGTTAGGAAGACGGGTGGTCTCGCGGACACGGTTTTTGACTTGGATGATCAATCTCAAGCTGAGATTGCTAATGG GTTTGTCTTTGAAGGAATTGATGAAGGATCCTTTAACCTGGCTATAGACCGTGCATTTTCTTACTATCGAGAAA AACCAAATGAATGGAAAGCTATCGTACAGAAAGTTATGCGTATTGACAATAGCTGGAATAATACAGCAGGGAAATACATAGATATCTACAATTCCATAAAAGTGAGGTGA
- the LOC107766543 gene encoding uncharacterized protein LOC107766543 isoform X2 yields MSIMAMDFTSCLSFPSSFIPNGNCSSSINYRSCYNISSKANLLKQQSYLNSHSRNFKIHLFPRIDAQLEADQLEGSEADRESEGFRWPSPNDEISFWKREFPFWDLSSDDPAGVEKDADLLHIVHVTAEMAPIAKVGGLGDVVTGLGRACLKRGHKVDVILPFYECIPKHLIDELALIKTYNSYLDGNWVACNAYRGEVSGVSVILIEPSNHFFKGTNIYGGSYNELEAYLFFSRACLELMQVTGTQPDVIHVHEWQTGALPLFYWDMYQFLSLQKPRIVLTIHNMEHYGECRQEQLSKFGLDGSAYATEDKAVDDRTVGHNPERLSLLKGGIVYSNAVVTVSPTYLKETLCSGWLSSALMRNRDKYSGILNGIDTEMWNPATDVYLPAKFDASKIEGKRICKQFVQRGLGLPFESIKQSACVADQVPLVICITRLVAQKGLHLITHAIKHVEELYNKGPNIRILLMYSEELSHMLYAAADMVLVPSMYEPCGLAQMIGMRYGAVPIVRKTGGLADTVFDLDDQSQAEIANGFVFEGIDEGSFNLAIDRAFSYYREKPNEWKAIVQKVMRIDNSWNNTAGKYIDIYNSIKVR; encoded by the exons ATGTCAATAATGGCCATGGATTTCACTTCCTGCTTGTCCTTCCCATCATCTTTTATCCCTAATGGAAACTGTAGCAGTAGTATCAATTACCGTTCATGCTACAATATCAGCAGTAAGGCCAATTTGTTGAAGCAACAATCCTACTTGAACTCCCATTCgcgaaatttcaaaattcatcttttTCCTCGAATTGATGCTCAG TTGGAAGCTGACCAACTAGAAGGTTCAGAAGCTGATCGCGAGTCTGAGGGTTTTCGGTGGCCTTctccaaatgatgaaatttcatTCTGGAAAAGGGAGTTTCCATTTTGGGACCTCAGCTCCGATGATCCCGCTGGAGTGGAAAAGGATGCTGATCTATTGCACATTGTTCACGTGACAGCTGAAATGGCACCTATAGCAAAAGTAGGGGGTCTAGGTGACGTTGTAACGGGACTTGGACGTGCATGTTTAAAGCGTGGCCATAAAGTTGATGTCATACTTCCTTTCTATGAATGTATTCCTAAGCATTTAATTGATGAGCTAGCCTTGATCAAAACTTACAACTCATATCTTGACGGAAACTGGGTAGCCTGTAATGCATATCGAGGAGAAGTTTCAGGCGTTTCTGTGATACTTATTGAACCTTCCAACCACTTTTTCAAGGGAACAAACATATATGGAGGGTCATACAATGAGTTAGAGGCATATTTGTTTTTCAGCCGTGCTTGCCTGGAATTGATGCAG GTAACAGGAACACAACCTGATGTCATTCATGTACATGAATGGCAGACAGGTGCTTTACCTCTGTTTTACTGGGATATGTACCAATTTCTCTCACTCCAG AAACCGAGAATTGTATTGACTATTCACAACATGGAGCATTATGGAGAATGCAG ACAAGAGCAACTCAGTAAGTTTGGTCTTGATGGATCTGCCTATGCAACTGAAGACAAG GCCGTCGATGATCGCACAGTTGGCCATAATCCAGAGAGGTTAAGTTTGCTGAAAGGTGGCATAGTATACAGCAATGCTGTAGT TACAGTTTCACCGACGTATCTGAAGGAGACACTCTGTTCCGGATGGCTTTCTAGTGCTTTGATGCGAAACCGTGATAA GTATTCTGGCATTTTAAATGGGATCGATACTGAAATGTGGAATCCAGCAACGGATGTTTATTTGCCTGCTAAATTTGATG CCAGCAAAATTGAAGGGAAGAGGATATGCAAACAATTTGTTCAAAGGGGACTTGGTCTGCCTTTTGAAAGCATTAAACAGAGTGCTTGTGTGGCTGATCAAGTACCTTTGGTTATCTGCATTACTCGATTGGTCGCTCAAAAGGGTCTCCATCTTATCACTCATGCGATCAAGCATGTTGAAGAACTA TATAACAAGGGCCCCAACATCCGTATCCTTTTGATGTACAG CGAGGAGCTGTCGCATATGCTCTATGCTGCTGCAGACATGGTCTTAGTGCCATCAATGTATGAGCCATGCGGGCTAGCACAGATGATTGGAATGCGTTATGGAGCT GTTCCAATAGTTAGGAAGACGGGTGGTCTCGCGGACACGGTTTTTGACTTGGATGATCAATCTCAAGCTGAGATTGCTAATGG GTTTGTCTTTGAAGGAATTGATGAAGGATCCTTTAACCTGGCTATAGACCGTGCATTTTCTTACTATCGAGAAA AACCAAATGAATGGAAAGCTATCGTACAGAAAGTTATGCGTATTGACAATAGCTGGAATAATACAGCAGGGAAATACATAGATATCTACAATTCCATAAAAGTGAGGTGA
- the LOC107819507 gene encoding serine/threonine-protein kinase STY13: MLEAPKFAGLIDLNENHEHYGLSQNFYHKLGEGSNMSIDSYGSLRMSNGGGSVAMSMDNSSVGSNDSHTRILNHQGLKRVHNNYSVAASVNKGKVSHGLSDDALAKALMDPRFPTNGLENYDEWTIDLRKLNMGPAFAQGAFGKLYKGTYNGEDVAIKLLERPENDLERAHLMEQQFQQEVMMLARLKHPNIVRFIGACRKPMVWCIVTEYAKGGSVRQFLTKRQNRSVPLKLAVKQALDVARGMEYVHGLNLIHRDLKSDNLLIAADKSIKIADFGVARIEVQTEGMTPETGTYRWMAPEMIQHRPYTQKVDVYSFGIVLWELITGMLPFQNMTAVQAAFAVVNKGVRPTIPNDCLPVLGEIMTRCWDPNPDNRPPFSQVVRMLEVAETEILTTVRKARFRCCISQPMTTD; encoded by the exons ATGTTGGAAGCTCCAAAGTTTGCGGGACTTATAGACTTAAATGAAAACCATGAACATTATGGACTGTCACAAAATTTTTACCATAAGCTTGGTGAGGGATCAAACATGTCAATCGACAGTTATGGGAGCTTGCGGATGAGCAATGGTGGAGGTTCTGTTGCAATGTCGATGGATAACAGCAGTGTTGGATCAAATGATTCACACACTCGTATTCTAAACCACCAGGGTCTCAAGCGTGTCCACAATAACTATTCTGTTGCAGCTAGTGTAAACAAGGGGAAAGTTTCTCATGGATTGAGTGACGATGCCTTAGCTAAAGCTTTGATGGATCCTCGATTTCCTACCAATGGGCTTGAGAATTATGATGAGTGGACAATTGATTTGAGGAAGCTTAACATGGGACCAGCTTTTGCACAAGGGGCTTTTGGGAAGCTCTATAAGGGAACTTACAATGGTGAGGATGTTGCGATCAAGCTTTTAGAGAGGCCAGAGAATGATCTTGAGAGAGCTCACTTGATGGAGCAACAGTTTCAGCAGGAAGTCATGATGTTGGCAAGGTTGAAACATCCAAACATAGTTCGGTTTATCGGTGCGTGCCGTAAACCCATGGTGTGGTGTATTGTCACTGAATATGCAAAAGGAGGATCAGTTCGTCAGTTTCTCACTAAGCGACAAAATCGATCTGTGCCCTTGAAGTTAGCAGTAAAGCAGGCCTTGGATGTGGCAAGGGGTATGGAATATGTGCATGGCCTGAATCTGATACATCGTGACCTGAAATCTGACAACCTACTGATTGCTGCTGATAAATCAATCAAGATTGCGGACTTTGGGGTTGCTCGTATTGAGGTGCAGACTGAAGGAATGACACCAGAGACTGGAACATACCGCTGGATGGCTCC GGAGATGATCCAGCACCGACCATACACACAAAAAGTTGATGTTTATAGTTTCGGCATTGTTCTCTGGGAGCTCATAACGGGGATGCTTCCCTTCCAGAACATGACCGCTGTACAGGCAGCTTTTGCAGTTGTCAATAAAGGTGTCCGTCCAACCATCCCTAATGATTGTTTGCCTGTCCTAGGTGAAATCATGACGCGCTGCTGGGATCCTAACCCTGACAATAGACCACCCTTCTCTCAGGTGGTCAGAATGCTCGAGGTTGCAGAGACAGAGATCTTGACAACGGTAAGAAAGGCCCGTTTCAGGTGCTGCATCAGTCAACCTATGACTACAGATTGA
- the LOC107819504 gene encoding cell division control protein 6 homolog B-like isoform X2, which translates to MYKYNILYYHLLDSQSLPTISRDSNRLTGGNNPMAEIQLSTPQKRKLRSNSTPSPMQSSSAKWKSPRRCVKDCPKSPMQGNFGDKTINMTKSPVKKRLSESFLQKPMWNPRDVEQLNAVKEALHVSTPPATATVVCREVEYNRVLDFCKQSVEQDKAGSLYICGCPGTGKSLSIEKVKEVLVNWANESALQTPDLLSLSCTSLSNTSDIFGKILDKIHPRRKANGSMSPLQYLQKMSSQKQQSTGRKMMLIIADEMDYLITKDRTVLHDLFMLTTFPFSRFILIGIANAIDLADRFLPKLQSLNCKPAVITYRAYSKDQIIPILQQRLEAFPYTVFQPQALELCARKVASASGDMRKALSVCRSAIEMLEGEIRDSIYSLQLPSLKMGLSDQQRGGACDKSPIQESGVVRVDHVAIALSKAYKSPVVDTIQSLPQHQQIILCSALKLFRGKKKDATIGELNISYVDVCKSTLIPPVGIMELSNMCRVLGDQGILKVGQAREDKLRRVTLKVDEADITFALQGIRLFRNYLQQL; encoded by the exons ATGTACAAGTATAATATACTATACTATCATCTTCTGGATTCACAATCACTGCCCACAATTAGCCGTGATTCAAATCGCCTCACCGGTGGCAACAATCCAATGGCTGAGATCCAATTATCCACTCCTCAGAAACGCAAACTCAGATCTAATTCGACTCCTTCACCAATGCAAAGCTCTAGTGCGAAATGGAAATCTCCTCGTCGATGCGTCAAAGACTGCCCTAAGAGTCCT ATGCAGGGGAATTTTGGGGATAAAACAATAAATATGACCAAATCACCAGTGAAAAAGAGATTGTCGGAGAGTTTTCTTCAGAAGCCAATGTGGAATCCAAGAG ATGTGGAGCAATTAAATGCGGTGAAGGAGGCATTGCATGTGTCTACTCCTCCAGCAACAGCAACTGTGGTGTGCCGAGAAGTCGAGTACAATAGAGTTTTGGACTTTTGCAAACAGTCTGTCGAACAAGACAAGGCTGGGAGTTTGTATATATGTGGCTGCCCTGGCACTGGAAAGTCTTTGTCAATAGAGAAGGTCAAGGAGGTCCTGGTTAATTGGGCAAAtgag TCAGCCTTGCAGACACCAGATTTATTATCTCTCAGCTGCACTTCTCTGTCAAACACTTCCGACATTTTTGGAAAG ATACTCGATAAAATTCATCCACGGAGAAAAGCAAATGGTTCTATGTCACCTTTGCAGTATCTTCAGAAAATGTCATCTCAGAAGCAGCAGTCAACTGGGAGGAAGATGAT GTTGATAATCGCTGATGAGATGGATTATTTAATCACAAAAGACCGAACTGTGCTTCATGATCTGTTCATGCTAACTACGTTTCCTTTCTCCAGATTTATTCTGATAG GAATTGCTAATGCCATTGACTTAGCTGATAGATTTCTTCCCAAGCTACAATCCTTGAACT GCAAGCCTGCAGTTATAACATATCGTGCATATTCTAAGGACCAAATCATCCCCATTCTTCAACAAAGATTAGAG GCATTTCCTTACACTGTCTTCCAGCCTCAAGCATTGGAACTATGTGCCAGG AAAGTTGCTTCTGCATCTGGAGACATGAGGAAGGCTCTCTCAGTTTGCAG GAGTGCAATAGAGATGTTAGAAGGTGAAATAAGAGATTCTATCTACAGTCTTCAGTTACCATCATTAAAGATGGGACTTTCTGATCAACAGAGAGGTGGTGCTTGTGATAAGTCGCCTATCCAAGAAAGTGGAGTT GTCAGGGTTGACCATGTGGCTATTGCTTTATCAAAGGCATATAAATCACCGGTAGTCGATACTATTCAATCGCTTCCACAACATCAACAG ATTATACTATGTTCTGCTTTGAAGCTATTCAGGGGGAAGAAAAAGGATGCGACTATAGGGGAg CTGAATATCTCATACGTTGATGTCTGTAAATCGACTTTAATCCCACCTGTTGGAATCATGGAGCTCTCAAACATGTGCAGAGTGCTAGGTGACCAG GGGATTCTAAAGGTAGGGCAAGCGCGAGAAGATAAATTAAGAAGAGTAACGCTAAAGGTAGATGAAGCAGATATCACCTTTGCATTGCAG GGAATACgtttatttcgaaattatcttCAACAATTGTGA
- the LOC107819504 gene encoding cell division control protein 6 homolog B-like isoform X1 — translation MYKYNILYYHLLDSQSLPTISRDSNRLTGGNNPMAEIQLSTPQKRKLRSNSTPSPMQSSSAKWKSPRRCVKDCPKSPVKMQGNFGDKTINMTKSPVKKRLSESFLQKPMWNPRDVEQLNAVKEALHVSTPPATATVVCREVEYNRVLDFCKQSVEQDKAGSLYICGCPGTGKSLSIEKVKEVLVNWANESALQTPDLLSLSCTSLSNTSDIFGKILDKIHPRRKANGSMSPLQYLQKMSSQKQQSTGRKMMLIIADEMDYLITKDRTVLHDLFMLTTFPFSRFILIGIANAIDLADRFLPKLQSLNCKPAVITYRAYSKDQIIPILQQRLEAFPYTVFQPQALELCARKVASASGDMRKALSVCRSAIEMLEGEIRDSIYSLQLPSLKMGLSDQQRGGACDKSPIQESGVVRVDHVAIALSKAYKSPVVDTIQSLPQHQQIILCSALKLFRGKKKDATIGELNISYVDVCKSTLIPPVGIMELSNMCRVLGDQGILKVGQAREDKLRRVTLKVDEADITFALQGIRLFRNYLQQL, via the exons ATGTACAAGTATAATATACTATACTATCATCTTCTGGATTCACAATCACTGCCCACAATTAGCCGTGATTCAAATCGCCTCACCGGTGGCAACAATCCAATGGCTGAGATCCAATTATCCACTCCTCAGAAACGCAAACTCAGATCTAATTCGACTCCTTCACCAATGCAAAGCTCTAGTGCGAAATGGAAATCTCCTCGTCGATGCGTCAAAGACTGCCCTAAGAGTCCTGTAAAA ATGCAGGGGAATTTTGGGGATAAAACAATAAATATGACCAAATCACCAGTGAAAAAGAGATTGTCGGAGAGTTTTCTTCAGAAGCCAATGTGGAATCCAAGAG ATGTGGAGCAATTAAATGCGGTGAAGGAGGCATTGCATGTGTCTACTCCTCCAGCAACAGCAACTGTGGTGTGCCGAGAAGTCGAGTACAATAGAGTTTTGGACTTTTGCAAACAGTCTGTCGAACAAGACAAGGCTGGGAGTTTGTATATATGTGGCTGCCCTGGCACTGGAAAGTCTTTGTCAATAGAGAAGGTCAAGGAGGTCCTGGTTAATTGGGCAAAtgag TCAGCCTTGCAGACACCAGATTTATTATCTCTCAGCTGCACTTCTCTGTCAAACACTTCCGACATTTTTGGAAAG ATACTCGATAAAATTCATCCACGGAGAAAAGCAAATGGTTCTATGTCACCTTTGCAGTATCTTCAGAAAATGTCATCTCAGAAGCAGCAGTCAACTGGGAGGAAGATGAT GTTGATAATCGCTGATGAGATGGATTATTTAATCACAAAAGACCGAACTGTGCTTCATGATCTGTTCATGCTAACTACGTTTCCTTTCTCCAGATTTATTCTGATAG GAATTGCTAATGCCATTGACTTAGCTGATAGATTTCTTCCCAAGCTACAATCCTTGAACT GCAAGCCTGCAGTTATAACATATCGTGCATATTCTAAGGACCAAATCATCCCCATTCTTCAACAAAGATTAGAG GCATTTCCTTACACTGTCTTCCAGCCTCAAGCATTGGAACTATGTGCCAGG AAAGTTGCTTCTGCATCTGGAGACATGAGGAAGGCTCTCTCAGTTTGCAG GAGTGCAATAGAGATGTTAGAAGGTGAAATAAGAGATTCTATCTACAGTCTTCAGTTACCATCATTAAAGATGGGACTTTCTGATCAACAGAGAGGTGGTGCTTGTGATAAGTCGCCTATCCAAGAAAGTGGAGTT GTCAGGGTTGACCATGTGGCTATTGCTTTATCAAAGGCATATAAATCACCGGTAGTCGATACTATTCAATCGCTTCCACAACATCAACAG ATTATACTATGTTCTGCTTTGAAGCTATTCAGGGGGAAGAAAAAGGATGCGACTATAGGGGAg CTGAATATCTCATACGTTGATGTCTGTAAATCGACTTTAATCCCACCTGTTGGAATCATGGAGCTCTCAAACATGTGCAGAGTGCTAGGTGACCAG GGGATTCTAAAGGTAGGGCAAGCGCGAGAAGATAAATTAAGAAGAGTAACGCTAAAGGTAGATGAAGCAGATATCACCTTTGCATTGCAG GGAATACgtttatttcgaaattatcttCAACAATTGTGA
- the LOC107819508 gene encoding beta-amyrin 28-monooxygenase, with amino-acid sequence MELFYVSLLCLFILLISLSFLFLFNNNKNKSTFSGGQLPPGNSGWAVIGESLEFLSTGWKGHPENFIFDRISKYSSNVFKTHLFGEKAAVFCGASGNKFLFSNENKLVQAWWPSSVDKIFPSSTQTSSKEEAIKMRKMLPNFLKPEALQRYIGIMDHIAQRHFKSWENQEEVIVFPLAKRYTFWLACRLFVSVEDPNHVAKLADPFDVLASGLISIPIDLPGTPFNRAIKASNFIRKELVEIIKQRKIDLAEGKALPNQDILSHMLLTSDENGKFMHELDIADKILGLLIGGHDTASSACAFIVKYLAELPEIYEGVYKEQMEIAKSKAAGELLNWEDIQKMRYSWNVACEVLRLAPPLQGAFREALADFTFNGFSIPKGWKIYWSANSTHRNPEVFPEPLKFDPSRFEGSGPAPYTFVPFGGGPRMCPGKEYARLEILVFMHHLVKRFKWEKIIPDEKIVVNPMPIPAKGLPVKLYPHNKA; translated from the exons ATGGAGTTGTTCTATGTCTCTCTTCTTTGCCTCTTTATTCTTTTAATCTCCCTCTCCTTCCTCTTTCTCTTCAACAATAATAAGAATAAATCCACCTTCTCCGGCGGCCAACTTCCTCCGGGCAACTCCGGCTGGGCGGTGATCGGAGAAAGCCTCGAGTTTCTCTCCACTGGTTGGAAAGGTCAtcctgaaaattttatttttgatagaATTTCTAAGTACTCTTCCAATGTGTTTAAAACTCATCTTTTTGGTGAAAAAGCAGCTGTTTTTTGTGGTGCCTCTGGCAATAAATTCTTATTTTCCAATGAAaataaattagtccaagcatggtGGCCAAGTTCAGTAGACAAAATTTTCCCATCTTCAACACAAacttcttcaaaagaagaagctattaaaatgagaaaaatgcTTCCTAATTTCCTTAAACCCGAGGCGTTACAACGCTACATTGGAATCATGGATCATATCGCGCAACGCCATTTTAAATCATGGGAAAATCAAGAAGAGGTTATCGTTTTTCCATTAGCAAAACGTTACACATTTTGGTTAGCATGTCGATTATTTGTAAGTGTGGAAGATCCTAATCATGTCGCTAAACTTGCTGATCCTTTTGATGTTTTGGCTTCGGGCTTAATTTCTATTCCTATAGATTTGCCTGGTACACCATTTAATCGTGCTATTAAGGCCTCCAATTTTATTAGAAAGGAACTTGTGGAAATTATAAAGCAAAGGAAGATTGATTTGGCTGAGGGAAAAGCATTGCCAAATCAAGATATATTGTCACATATGTTATTGACAAGTGATGAAAATGGGAAGTTTATGCATGAGTTGGATATTGCTGATAAAATATTAGGGTTGTTGATTGGTGGACATGACACTGCTAGTTCTGCTTGTGCTTTTATTGTCAAGTATCTTGCTGAGCTTCCTGAGATCTATGAAGGAGTTTACAAAG AACAAATGGAGATAGCAAAATCAAAGGCTGCAGGAGAATTATTGAATTGGGAAGACATTCAAAAGATGAGATATTCATGGAATGTTGCCTGTGAAGTTTTAAGACTTGCTCCACCCCTCCAAGGTGCTTTTAGGGAAGCCCTCGCTGACTTCACTTTCAACGGTTTCTCCATTCCAAAAGGATGGAAg ATATACTGGAGTGCAAATTCTACACACAGAAATCCAGAAGTATTTCCAGAACCTCTGAAATTCGACCCTTCAAGATTTGAAGGAAGTGGACCTGCACCATACACATTTGTACCCTTTGGAGGTGGACCTAGGATGTGCCCTGGAAAAGAATATGCTCGTTTAGAAATACTTGTTTTTATGCACCATCTTGTTAAGAGGTTTAAGTGGGAAAAAATCATTCCCGACGAGAAGATCGTCGTCAATCCGATGCCGATTCCGGCGAAGGGACTTCCGGTCAAGCTCTATCCTCACAACAAGGCATGA